The following are from one region of the Penaeus monodon isolate SGIC_2016 chromosome 19, NSTDA_Pmon_1, whole genome shotgun sequence genome:
- the LOC119585022 gene encoding coatomer subunit beta-like, with translation MGTLEQPCYTLIQAPTDTEQPCEMTLKRDLENGDIPGKQAALKKVIQLILNGERLPGILMTVIRFVMPLEDHTIKKLLLVFWEIVPKTTPDGKLLQEMILVCDAYRKDLSHPNEFIRGSTLRFLCKLKEPELLEPLMPTIRSCLEHRHSYVRRNAVLAIFTIYKNFDFLIPDAPELISNFLEGEQDMSCKRNAFMMLIHADQERALTYLSTCIDQVNSFGDILQLVIVELIYKVCHANPGERARFIRCIYNLLNSSSPAVRYEAAGTLVTLSSAPTAIKAAANCYIELIVKESDNNVKLIVLDRLVALKDSPQQEKILQELAMDVLRILSTPDLEVRKKTLNLALELVTMRSVNEMVEVLKKEVGKTHNTVEHEDTGKYRQLLVRTLHTISMKFPDVAANVIPILMDFLSDNNELAATDVLVFVREAIQRFEGLRSQIIDRLLGSLATIRSVTVQCHALWILGEYASSSGEILGVVSAIRGSLGELPIVEDEMRKAAGEAGEDDGSGDKAGQPQQQQKVTADGTYASQSAFSTTTSSLKADDRPPLRKYLLEGNFYLGAVIANTLVKLAFRYISLEADVNKQNAFCAEVMLVISSIVHLGKSGLPQKAMTDDDYDRMMLCLQVVSERTPSLASVFTVQCRGALSHMLAAKSEEEEAQRRDRKASKVVEHVDDHISFSRLTKGSDLSSTDDMFDLSMSMAVSGGKKEGIDLSTSKLSKVTQLTGFSDPVYAEAYVHINQYDIVLDVLIVNQTNDTLQNCTLELATLGDLKLVEKPQPIVLAPHDFCNIKANVKVASTENGFIFGNIVYDVKGSTSDRNVVILNDIHVDIMDYIVPATCTDLEFRQMWLEFEWENKVTVNTQMTELKAYLDYLCKSTNMKCLTPEKALTGAGDYMAANLYARSIFGEDALANLSIEKPLDNPEAAVTGHIRIRAKSQGMAISLGDKINKVQKATIKSVGA, from the exons ATGGGTACTCTGGAGCAGCCATGTTATACCCTCATTCAGGCTCCCACGGACACAGAGCAGCCATGCGAAATGACTCTGAAGCGGGACCTTG AAAATGGAGACATTCCTGGTAAGCAGGCTGCCCTGAAGAAAGTGATCCAGCTTATCCTTAATGGAGAACGTCTACCAGGAATCCTGATGACAGTGATACGCTTCGTGATGCCCCTTGAAGATCACACCATCAAGAAGCTGCTGCTCGTCTTCTGGGAGATTGTGCCTAAGACCACTCCTGATGGCAAACTTCTGCAGGAAATGATTCTTGTGTGCGATGCCTACAGGAAG GATTTATCACACCCGAATGAGTTCATTCGAGGCTCCACACTGAGGTTCCTATGCAAGCTGAAGGAGCCGGAACTGCTTGAGCCACTGATGCCAACCATCCGCTCTTGCTTGGAACATCGTCACTCCTATGTGCGGAGGAATGCAGTCCTCGCCATCTTCACTATTTACAA GAATTTTGATTTCTTGATCCCTGATGCACCTGAACTGATTTCAAACTTCCTGGAGGGAGAACAGGATATGTCGTGCAAGCGCAATGCTTTCATGATGCTGATTCATGCAGATCAGGAGAGAGCTCTCACATACCTGTCCACCTGCATTGATCAGGTCAACTCTTTTGGGGACATTCTGCAGCTTGTTATAGTTGAGCTTATTTATAAG GTATGTCATGCCAATCCAGGGGAAAGAGCGAGATTCATCAGGTGTATTTATAATCTCCTGAATTCTAGTAGCCCTGCTGTCCGCTACGAAGCTGCTGGCACCCTTGTTACCTTATCTTCAGCCCCAACAGCTATTAAg GCTGCAGCTAATTGTTACATTGAGCTCATCGTGAAAGAGAGTGACAACAATGTCAAGCTCATTGTCCTGGATCGCCTAGTGGCACTGAAGGACTCTCCGCAGCAGGAAAAGATCTTGCAGGAACTGGCCATGGATGTGCTCAGAATCTTGAGCACTCCTGATCTTGAAGTTCGCAAGAAGACCCTTAATTTGG cACTGGAATTAGTGACAATGAGGTCTGTAAATGAAATGGTAGAAGTGTTGAAGAAAGAAGTTGGAAAGACCCATAACACTGTTGAACATGAGGACACAGGCAA GTATCGTCAGTTGCTGgtacgcacactacacacaatcAGTATGAAGTTCCCAGACGTTGCTGCAAATGTGATCCCGATCCTTATGGACTTCCTCTCAGACAACAATGAACTTGCTGCAACAGATGTGTTAGTCTTTGTTAGGGAGGCTATTCAGAGGTTTGAG GGTCTCCGCTCCCAGATCATAGATCGTCTGCTTGGTTCATTAGCAACAATCAGATCTGTGACTGTGCAGTGTCATGCACTGTGGATACTTGGAGAATATGCTTCAAGCTCAG GAGAGATTCTGGGTGTTGTATCTGCCATAAGGGGGAGTTTAGGAGAACTACCCATTGTTGAGGATGAGATGCGCAAGGCAGCAGGTGAAGCAGGTGAGGATGATGGCTCAGGGGACAAGGCTGGCCAACCACAGCAACAACAGAAAGTCACAGCTGACGGTACTTATGCCTCACAGTCAGCCTTCTCTACAACTAC ATCTTCCCTCAAAGCCGATGATCGTCCACCACTTAGGAAGTACCTCCTAGAAGGAAACTTCTACCTTGGTGCCGTCATTGCTAACACCCTTGTTAAACTTGCTTTCCG TTACATCTCACTGGAAGCTGATGTTAATAAGCAGAATGCCTTCTGTGCTGAAGTGATGCTTGTAATTTCATCCATTGTGCACCTTGGAAAGTCAGGTCTGCCACAGAAGGCTATGACAGATGATGACTATGACCGCATGATGCTCTGTCTACag GTTGTGTCTGAGCGCACCCCAAGCCTGGCATCAGTATTCACAGTACAGTGTCGTGGTGCACTGTCCCACATGCTGGCAGCCAagtcagaggaggaggaagcccaGAGACGTGATCGCAAGGCCAGCAAGGTGGTGGAACACGTAGATGACCATATCTCCTTCTCACGCTTAACTAAAGGCAGTGACCTTTCTTCAACTGATGACATGTTTGACCTATCAATGTCCATGGCTGTTAGTGGAGGCAAGAAGGAAGGCATTGACCTGAGCACAAGTAAATTAAGCAAG GTTACACAGCTCACTGGCTTTAGCGACCCTGTGTATGCTGAGGCCTACGTCCATATCAATCAGTATGACATTGTCTTGGATGTCCTCATCGTCAACCAGACCAATGACACGCTCCAGAATTGCACCTTGGAGCTGGCCACTCTAGGGGACCTCAAGCTAGTAGAGAAGCCACAGCCTATTGTCTTGGCACCACATGACTTCTGCAACATCAAGGCCAATGTTAAGGTGGCCTCAACTGAAAATGGATTTATCTTTGGAAATATTG TATATGATGTCAAGGGTTCAACAAGTGATCGCAATGTTGTTATTCTGAATGACATTCATGTGGATATTATGGACTACATTGTTCCTGCAACCTGCACAGACCTTGAGTTCCGCCAGATGTGGCTTGAATTTGAATGGGAGAACAAG GTGACAGTCAACACTCAGATGACCGAGCTTAAAGCTTATCTTGACTACTTGTGTAAGTCCACTAACATGAAGTGCTTGACACCAGAGAAAGCACTCACAGGGGCTGGTGACTACATGGCAGCTAACCTTTATGCACGCTCGATCTTTGGTGAGGATGCACTGGCCAACTTGTCTATTGAGAAACCCCTAGACAACCCCGAGGCTGCCGTCACTGGACATATCAGAATTCGTGCCAAGAGCCAG GGAATGGCCATCAGTTTGGGTGACAAGATCAACAAGGTGCAGAAAGCTACAATAAAATCTGTAGGAGCCTAA